The Cryptomeria japonica chromosome 6, Sugi_1.0, whole genome shotgun sequence genomic interval TATCTAAGCAATGCAAATTGTAATCATAGTTTCCCTGAGAGTGTTACATGTCTTGTAgctcaaaacaaaataaaaaaaaaatcattcttacAAACTTCTATAAACATATTTCTCCTCAATAAAATACATCTGAGAAATATATGTCTTGAAAATTGCTTTTATGACTAAAAAAACCTCATATCTCCTCATTTACACAATGCACAAAAGCACAAAGCTAGTTTTGTCATTTATACAACTAATATTTTAATGGCATGACAAATATCTCAACAATTTTTCTGGCCTCGATGTTTAATAGATGTTATAGTAACCTTGAAACTCATAAAACTTTCAAACGATACTCTATTTAAAATCATGaaatttccacagtccatgtatGTTAGTTTGAATTTTTCTAGATTTTACAGTGTAGATTTTGTATGACCAACATTTCAAATCAAACTCCATGATCTATCATCGGAGCATGAAAGCAAGAGAAGAGTGACTTCTCTCTTCTCTTGCTTTCATGCCATGATGATGCATCATTGAGTTTGATCCAAAATATTGGCAATAAAAGGTCTACATAATTAAATTCGGAAAAAATCAAACTAATACTCTATTTAAATTTTTTCTTTCCTCTCAAGTTAGATGCACCTCTAAAATGCATGTTTTAGAATTACTTCTATGACTAAAAAATCATCAAATTTACATCCTAAAAGTTAATTTTTACATTGGTTGGAAGGCTTGGTTCATAACAATATATATTGTCTAATATACCATGCTTTATATGCTAATGAGAGCGATAGACAATGCAAGTGCCCCTCTTTCTAACATATTCGTTGATTAGTTGTGGATGGGTAATGTTATTTCTTGGCCTCCCTTGCCTTCTTTTGTGGTTGAAAAACCTTTTAAAAATCCCTTCGTACAAACTTCCAAGGAAACATCTTTTCCTTCAAGTCAAATATGTGTAAAACTATATAATTCTTTGAATTATTTTTACAACTAAAATATCTACATTACTCATTCTATAAAAATAATCTCGCATTAGAAGGAAGGTTTTGTAACAAATATAATCTAATACATAACGACTTTATATCAATAGAATAATATGACCATCGAAGTGACCCTCATAATAATAtaatgattgattgattgcttgTGTCATAGAATTTCTTCTatgacaagaaatctccatatcatcTCCTCTTTAAACTAAACTCTCCAATCATCTCTTCTTCAAACAACTTCATTCATCTAGACAATCCTCATAGCATATCCTTTGGGATAATCCTCATAGCATATCCTTTAGGACAATCCTCTTCTTTAAACACCTTAATGTGACTAAAAATCCTCATATTATCTCCTTAAAAGGCATTTTTATTCTTCTTCAAACACTCTCATTTGATTGAAAAATCTTCATATCATCTCTTTTAGGGCAATCATTTTCCTTAAAACACCTCAATTTTAAAATCGGCATACCATCTCATGCATGTGCCTTGTGAATTACTATGAATGTGCCTTGTGAATTGCATTATTCCCTAAGCATGAATTGCACTCTTCATTCCTTGATGAAGGGATAATGATAATTATGTAATACAAATTGCAACTTTTGATTCCATTTATGTTCCCAATGTGGAACTGGGAAAGCCAAGTATTGGCCAAACTTCAATTTGTACTGTTAAAGTGGGAACTGGCAAAAGCCAAAACTTGGCCAAACTTGGCCCAGTCCCATGTGTTGCAATTATAATCTTTAACACCAATAATGATCGCCATGAGGATAATCTCATTATTAAGCTGCACTAAGACTTTAAAAAAGACCTGAGCCAAAGTGTGCCTCCTAAGGCTATCTCATCATTCTCTCATTTAATATTCACAaactattttaaaatttgaaagaaacGAGAAATTTGGTGGGGACTATGAATTATGACAGATTTGAGCGCTTGACACAATGGCAAATGGGTGTGACAGATCATTGTCGATATTGATTGTTTGCCATCCATCCTTGACAACAAATTTTGTGTGATTGTATGATTTTTCAATTTGGTAAAGTTTAATGGGGACAACCCATATCACTATTCTATAGTAGAAATTTGAAATCTCTTGAAGAAGAGTTCAACCACCAACAACAGCAAAGAAATAAGTTGAGTTCTTCTTGATCTCAGCAAGAAATTCGGTGAAGATGGCATTCTCAGGAACACAGCAGAAGTGCAAAGCATGCGAGAAGACAGTATACTTGGTGGATCAGCTCACAGCTGATGGTTCAGTCTTCCACAAGGCCTGCTTTCGCTGCTATCACTGCAAGGGGACCTTAAAGGTACATTTCATTTTTAGCTAAGGCTTATATATTTTCTAAATATCCTGTGCAGCAAAATGTATTGCTTTTGCTTCTGATTGTTCTAGGGTACTCTGTTATTTCTCTGTTCATGGGCGTGTTTAGAGCTATTGCATTAATGGTTAATACTCGCTTCTGGTCTTGCCTTAGTAAAAACAATGAAGGCTTATGTATGGGATAGCATAGGACAGACAATAATATTGAACATTATTAAGACTAATAACATTAGATTTTCACAATCTATTATGTTGATAATTTGAgtttctagattcaattgtgtgAGAGCTTTTGCATCAACCTTTTGGATCACACTGATccataaggagaaagagaaatggTAAGTTGCAGACGAAGACACTAAAAAGGAGTGATCCATTATGTTGATAAATTTGTGATTTTTTAATTTGATTGTGTGAgagttttgcatcaacattttggatcacacttcctgatccatcatcaggatgaaatagCGCATAAGGAGAGGGAAAAATGGTAAGTTGCGGACCAAGACACACTAAAAAAGAGTGGTGGGGAGGGGGAAGAGGGAAAGGAAGTACACAGAACTCAAACAATACGTTAATTGAGTCCTTACTACTAGGAAATCTAAAAGGTACTTTCTTGACACCCTCTGCAACAAAATGGATTGGGTTTGCCACAATCTCCTTAGAGTGCTGCGGGGTGCTCTGTTTTTCCACTTTTCCTATGTGGATCAAACTGTCTAATGTTATATTTATTCTTAATGCTTTGATTGCACTGATCAAACATTTTCTAGGAAAATATATTCGAAGATCCAAATTATGGGATAGATGATCAGACAATACCCTTTAATATTATCAACATTGTTTCAGCTCAAAAAATGGAGCTTCTTGGCATTTCGAGCGATTCCTACTGAGTTCTTCCCGCCTTCCATATCAAATGACAATGGCTGATGCCACCATGAAACCAAGCCTTCAGAAGTACGGATATGAGATAACGTGTAATGTCCTTTATGCCAAATTGATCTATAAGGCCTTTgaaatatatctttttttttaagaTGATTAATTGATGTCcagtttttaaattgattttatctTGATTTAAGAATTCATGCTCTAGATTGTGACTACAAAGTACTAGAATCAGGTTTTTGTGGGTCCGTACTTGTGGGTAGACTATTCACCTAGGGGAAGTAATTCATTAATATTTGGTTTTGCCAGATAAATGATTGCCTCTGttgttttttcttcttccttcctttcttAGTAATGGGTTCTATGCATGCCTATCTTGATTTAGACGATGTTTGCAAATCACATGTACCAATCTGCTACACATATGACCTTCCACAGATTAAGATTGTTTTAGCTCAGTACGTAGGGTTTCGTGGCATTTGGATTGAGTCCTATTGGATGCAATCCTTTCACTTTCAGTGCAAAAGGGTGGATGCCATATGAATAAAGTCCATTGGAAGCAGCATCCATCGGTGAGAACAATCACATTTAGGTTTATGTGTGTCTGTTCTAGTGGGCAGTCTAGTCACTAAGGGCCCTGGTTCACCCTATGTTTGATTTTGCTGGATATACAACATTTTTGTTGCTTTCTCCTTTCTTTTTGATGTTACAGGTTTCATGCATGTCTATTTTAATGGAATGAACCCAAATGGTGTATATGTTTATATGTGCTCATTGCATGTTAAGTGGACCCAAATTTTAACTAAACTATAGATACTTCTTTAGCATGAGAGTTCACAATATTTTCGCATCTTGtgtttgttaaattatgtttaaatcAGCACAGAGTTGCCAGATACTTCTCCACCCCGATCTGGATACACATATCCACATATTGGATATTCAATACAGATACAATACTCCGGTTATGGATAACATATCGAGACATATCCATAAATGAGCCTATATTTGAACAGTACATGGCACCATACCATTTGGTGGTGTGTCCAATTTAGGATTTATGCAAAGcattcaaaatatgaaaaaaaatataaaaagctGTAGACACATACAAATCTCTAAAGACACAAAGTCAAACATAATATAACAAAatataaacaaatattttttattttatgtgctATACCCTTAGATATATAAACAATTGAATATATGTATATTTCTATATTGTAGCTAGCTGTATTGTGGTATCTAGAAAATTTGTCATATCCATCTGATACCGTATACAGATCCAGCACCACAGCTGATTCCATGCAACTCTGCATCAGCATCTACACATGATTTAGCTTCCAATTCCAAGATAGATGCCCCCACTATGAACGAACCTTTGGCACAGCTATCAAAGGAGTTTCGCTGATCATGACTAAAGAAGTTCTCGTTTTTGCCGATGCTTGATAGGGTAAAAATATAGAAGAAATTATAAATTAAAAGACAAACACTAGCCTTTTTCATGGAGGCAAAATTTCTTTTTCTTGGCACTTACCACTTGTTTCTGGGCTTATATATAGATGGTTACTTGGCTGAGAACATTTTAGTTTGATTTTTCTATGCTTTATGGTAATTTTGTTGCATGTATGGGTCACATATCCTAGCTTTATCCTTGATTTTTTAAATTCTTATGTCCTCTTAATGCATATTTTAACTGAATCTGTGCAATCATTCATACCCTTGCAACTTTGATCTTCCCTCATCATTGAACTACATGCCAATATATTCATTATATGTTACTGTTTTCCTTCATCCTGATACTGATTCATATACAATGCTGTCTCAGCTCAGCAACTATTCTTCTTTTGGAGGTGTCTTGTATTGCAAGCCTCACTTTGATCAGCTCTTTAAGACAACTGGAAGTCTGGACAAAAGTTTTGAAGGTACCTAAAAGTTTTTCGTTTTTTAATTAATGAAGAAAAGCTCATAAAAGTTTAATCAAGCCAAATGCATTTGTGTTAAATCTTTTTGATACTTTCCTTGTACCTATCCTAATAAGAATATTTGTTCTTGATCTAATCATTCTTTTCATTATTCCTAGGAACTCCAAAAGCTGTGAAAAATGACAAGTTGAATGATGGTGAGGTATGGTATTACTCTATTACTCTTGGAAAACTACCAAACCTCCAATATTGTCATAATTCTTAGCATCTGATCAAGTAGGTTTCAATGTATAGCACACATCTAGTCAACTTCAAACAAGAAGTTATACTTCAGGACTACTTATCATTCGTCTCCCAGGATAACAGGTTTTACAATAATCTCTTAGTTATAGAAACTCAATCAAGCTTGCTGATATAACCATGAATCCATTTTTTTCTTTTAACATGAATAAGGAGAcaatattatttcattttcaagGTTTAATCGTCCATAGCTTCATAAAGAGGGTAGAAGCTATATGTACATAGTTCAGCAATGGAGAACCATTAGAAGAAGAGCTTTTTTTTCATCATTGTAACTGCAATGTACAGTAATATAAAGCTTAATAAATGTATCTCTGTGATTAGATTTAAAATCTGTAAAGCATTCTTGTAATCTGAGAATCTATCAGCAGCAAAGAATCATTTTAATAGTCTCCTCATCATCAGATTTTCTTGATTAGCAAATTGATCCTTGATGCTAACTAGTTATTTTTCTCTCTCGTGTTTCCTGATTATTTATTCAATGTGTAGATTAAGTCCCCCAACAGAGTCTCAACCATGTTTTCTGGGACACAAGAGAAATGTCTTGCTTGTGGAAAGACAGCTTATCCTCTTGAGAAGGTAATATTGAACCCTTATTAACTTTGAAATATGCTGAAGAATGCTCAAACTTGTCGAGTCTGAGGCAGAGGGAGAGAAGTTCCCATTGATCCTCTGATATATTATTATATTCTAATATTCTAAAGTTACGGTGGAAAATGTTTCTGAGACTAACATATACAGATGGGATTAAGAAGGGCCTGACTGGACATGCTTTTTTTTTATGTTAGGTTTCTGTAGAAGGCATGGCATACCATAGAGTATGTTTTAAGTGCACACATGGAGGTTGTGTTATCAGTCCTTCAAATTATATTGCACTTGAGGGAAGGCTTTATTGCAAGCACCACCATAATCAGCTCTTCAAAGAGAAAGGCAATTATAGTCAGCTTATCAAGACTCCTCCTGTCAAAGGCGCATCAGAGAATTCGGTGAATGAGTGATCTGAAACTGAATGTTTTATCGGATAATCTTTGGTAGATTGATCCTTATTTGTTTGTTTGTAATTTAACATACGATATCACATGATTGGTGGGGCATTTACCTCTTGTATTGGGGATTTAATGGTGCTGCATTGGTGTTTCCAACTTGCCATGTTGATAGGAACATTTGAATGTATCAGAGTAAGGTGTTCGTTGAGAAGCATATGGTGTGTTGACTTTATGCCCAGAGAATGCTGCTGTTGATGTTAAGCAGCTATTTATGATTATCAGTAAGCATATCTTCTTTTGCATGTATAAGGCGGTAATGCAGTTTGTTTAGTATGAACTTATTAAGGCAGCGTGAAAGACTTCTTGCAGAACAGAGGACGTGAACATGTTGGTCAGTTGGGATCTTATTGCATCTTTTAAAACCtcttacaaatttttttgtgagttGAGATTAACATTACAGAAGGCATTCAGATTTGTGTATAATTTTCTGTCTAAGTTATCCTATGAGTGTTTATATCTTTGTTTTTGCCTTCACGTTTTGATCTTTCTCAAGAAAAATGTTAACTTCTTTCTTTTGCTAAGTTTTTCATCTTGGAAGGCATGAAATATGGTTTGGAATTCTCTATACTTATAAATATGATTTTTAGCTCTAGAATAAGTGATAGGCAAAAAAATGGAGTTATCAAGAGAGTTACTTCGTCTTAGTCATTTGTTAATTGTACTGGAACTTGGAAATTTCCTTGTTCCATTAGTTCCAGAAGAGTCATAATCTAATTTGTCATGCTTCATTTTATGTTTGTAGAATTTGTATCCAAATGGTGAGGAAATTACCATGCAACACAATCATCAGATTTTCTCAAAAAAAGACTGCCTTTCACTTCATGACTTTACCTTAGTGCTGTTATTCATGAAATTGCCTGATGCAGCAAGTGATTGTATCTTTTACACATTTCCTTGGGAATTGCAGACTGGTTGGGATTAGATGCTTTTGGTTTATGCTTTAATCCCTTCATATTGTTGAGACAATGAAGTTCTAAAGAATCTTATATTTTTTTGACAAGTTCACCACAATTTCTCATAGAACGTATGGTTATTTCATGCAGGTTGATGATTACAAAAGTTTTCTGTTTTTATCTGTGCTACCTTGTTTCTCTTTACAAAATTACAGCTGATACATATTTATTAACGAGGGTACATAatacatataaaatccaaaaactaaggattCAGACCAATCCATATGTTTACAGATTGGATATCAATACTTAAATATAATGGCAACAGACTATAGCAGAGAAGCTAGGTGTTATTCTAGACACTGACAAGTATTTCTAGGAAAGCAAGTGATTTTGCATTAGTTCTCCTTTGTAAACTTGATGTGTGCAATGTTTCTATACGTCtctaatgtaatgtccccttttctaatTATTTCTTAATTGTAGTTTCTCCCTTTGTCAAGTTTTGCATATGTGTCCTCCCTCTTTAATCCCAGTGTGCTtatcaagtttgaaagttgttaaGGTCCCAAAAGTTTGTAAGTGTGGAGGTATGTTCAATTTTGTAACTGTGTGCAATTTGTCAGAGTTTCGGAGTTTCTCTTATTGTTATGCCTTTTCTCCAAAACTCCAGTTTTCCTCTTGTTCCTGTCAAAATATTGGACTTTTCCATCCAGGCATACTTTTCTTCTATTCCCCACTCTTTCCCTTACCTTTATTCCCCACTCTTTCCCTTACCTTTGTCAGAGTATCACATTTCTCTTTATCAGTATGCCTTTTG includes:
- the LOC131048633 gene encoding LIM domain-containing protein WLIM1, which codes for MAFSGTQQKCKACEKTVYLVDQLTADGSVFHKACFRCYHCKGTLKLSNYSSFGGVLYCKPHFDQLFKTTGSLDKSFEGTPKAVKNDKLNDGEIKSPNRVSTMFSGTQEKCLACGKTAYPLEKVSVEGMAYHRVCFKCTHGGCVISPSNYIALEGRLYCKHHHNQLFKEKGNYSQLIKTPPVKGASENSVNE